In Selenomonas dianae, a genomic segment contains:
- a CDS encoding zinc ribbon domain-containing protein → MFCPKCNKFVPSSANACPNCGIPIITGFSPNYGAGFDLGTDDSESRNDAPPRRVPDSDLYDEIPDDENVVTENAAPAGIAGKLKSLFGFGKS, encoded by the coding sequence ATGTTCTGTCCCAAATGCAATAAATTCGTTCCCTCCTCCGCCAACGCCTGCCCGAACTGCGGCATCCCCATCATCACCGGGTTCTCCCCGAACTACGGCGCGGGCTTCGACCTCGGCACAGACGACAGCGAGAGCCGAAACGACGCCCCGCCGCGCCGCGTGCCGGACTCCGACCTCTACGACGAGATCCCGGACGACGAGAACGTCGTGACCGAGAATGCCGCACCCGCCGGGATCGCCGGCAAGCTCAAATCCCTGTTCGGATTCGGGAAGAGCTGA
- a CDS encoding DUF2922 domain-containing protein: MATKKQLRMTMKLSGGKEMTIGLMDPKDGLTKAEVTTCLQNVIDKKAIVAGEAYPVSIKDIAIRTVDTEKLA, from the coding sequence ATGGCGACGAAGAAACAGCTGCGCATGACGATGAAGCTCTCGGGCGGCAAGGAGATGACGATCGGTCTGATGGATCCGAAGGACGGACTCACGAAGGCGGAGGTCACGACCTGCCTGCAGAATGTCATCGACAAGAAGGCGATTGTCGCGGGTGAGGCGTATCCCGTCTCCATCAAGGACATTGCGATCCGCACGGTGGACACGGAAAAGCTCGCCTGA
- a CDS encoding DUF1659 domain-containing protein yields the protein MARKDAASKLTLKVITGVGSDGKTIYKNRTISGLAPNLADADALTVGRGFAELQKHGLSHVMRTDSAVLED from the coding sequence ATGGCACGCAAAGATGCAGCGAGCAAGCTCACGCTCAAGGTCATCACGGGGGTTGGCTCGGACGGCAAGACGATCTACAAGAACCGTACGATCAGCGGTCTTGCCCCGAACCTCGCGGATGCGGATGCGCTCACGGTCGGGCGCGGTTTCGCGGAACTCCAGAAGCACGGTCTGAGTCACGTGATGCGCACGGACAGCGCCGTTCTGGAGGACTGA